Proteins encoded together in one Deinococcus hopiensis KR-140 window:
- a CDS encoding AAA family ATPase, with translation MATLHLIVGLPCAGKTTYSKRLELEQHALRLTLDEWHIRLFGHDFTLDFVHPEHDTRHKLIEEIMWDVAARALQLGTDVILDFGFWGRSEREEYRARASALGAICAVHFLDVSKEVLLSRLERRNAEFPEGTFQIPASKLLEWMENFQAPAEDEL, from the coding sequence ATGGCAACCTTACATCTGATTGTTGGTCTACCGTGTGCGGGGAAAACCACATACTCCAAGCGACTTGAACTTGAGCAACACGCCTTGCGGCTTACGTTGGACGAGTGGCACATCCGGCTCTTCGGCCACGACTTTACCCTGGATTTCGTGCATCCGGAGCACGATACCCGGCATAAGTTGATTGAAGAGATCATGTGGGACGTCGCGGCTCGCGCTCTGCAACTTGGAACCGATGTGATCCTCGACTTTGGTTTTTGGGGAAGAAGCGAACGCGAAGAGTACCGGGCCCGGGCCTCAGCACTCGGCGCAATCTGCGCAGTGCATTTCTTGGATGTCTCTAAGGAGGTGCTGCTCTCCAGGCTTGAGCGTAGAAATGCGGAGTTCCCGGAGGGAACGTTTCAAATCCCGGCATCGAAACTGTTGGAGTGGATGGAGAATTTTCAAGCTCCGGCGGAGGACGAATTGTGA
- a CDS encoding helix-turn-helix transcriptional regulator gives MTGRGEGAGLSQPTVAVALRSPALQAGVEALLRGFGLGVIAGSEADVLVLDDAGLAEGDALRTLQEGGVGVVVLGSAQWSGPLAEALEGGWAVLGPDCTPAELLAGVLAAAAGLVALPPETLAALGTDGEEEPPIHGDVLLTPRERDVLALLAGGLSNKRAARELGVSESTVKFHVQAVYSKLGVQSRAGAVTRGVQLGLISV, from the coding sequence GTGACTGGACGTGGGGAAGGCGCCGGGCTGTCCCAGCCCACCGTGGCGGTGGCCCTGCGTTCCCCTGCCCTTCAGGCCGGGGTAGAGGCCCTGTTGCGCGGCTTTGGCCTGGGCGTCATTGCGGGCAGCGAGGCCGACGTGCTGGTCCTCGACGACGCGGGACTGGCGGAGGGAGACGCCCTGCGCACCCTGCAGGAAGGGGGCGTGGGCGTTGTGGTCCTCGGGTCAGCGCAGTGGAGCGGCCCACTCGCCGAGGCGCTGGAAGGCGGCTGGGCCGTTCTGGGTCCCGACTGCACCCCGGCAGAACTCCTCGCGGGCGTGCTCGCCGCCGCCGCCGGCCTCGTCGCCCTGCCCCCGGAAACCCTCGCGGCCCTGGGCACGGACGGGGAGGAAGAGCCGCCCATTCACGGAGACGTGCTCCTCACCCCACGCGAGCGCGACGTGCTGGCCCTCCTCGCCGGAGGCCTGAGCAACAAGCGCGCGGCCCGCGAACTCGGCGTCAGCGAGAGTACGGTCAAATTTCACGTGCAGGCCGTCTATTCCAAGCTGGGTGTGCAGAGCCGGGCAGGAGCGGTGACGCGGGGCGTGCAACTCGGGCTGATCAGCGTGTGA
- a CDS encoding S1C family serine protease gives MTHFADLSNQMADAVEAAAAHLVTVHAARPISGTVVGPAQVLTVAHLLHADELTVRTPDGGELRAVVVGRDPSSDLALLRVEGLTLSPVAPTAGVRVGELLLAVGRPPHGVQATLGLLEQAEARRGWLPTGAAPFPGISGGVLVDARGGMVGLLNAGMRRGTLLAVPAERALKVVGLLASGGRVPQGYLGIATQPVLLPLGEAGTENEADVHRGRGPRGRGHWGGRRGHGRGRLGLTVVQVEQGSPAEAAGLRVGDILLSLGEGSVRHPGELLERVREHAGETLSARLLRGGEEVDVSFQIGER, from the coding sequence ATGACACACTTTGCCGACCTTTCCAACCAGATGGCCGATGCCGTCGAAGCCGCCGCCGCCCACCTCGTGACTGTGCACGCCGCCCGGCCCATCAGCGGCACGGTCGTGGGGCCGGCGCAGGTCCTGACGGTGGCCCACCTCCTCCACGCCGACGAACTGACTGTGCGGACCCCCGACGGCGGCGAACTGCGCGCGGTGGTGGTGGGGCGCGACCCGTCCAGTGACCTCGCCCTGCTGCGCGTGGAGGGACTGACCCTCTCCCCCGTCGCCCCCACAGCGGGCGTGCGGGTGGGTGAGCTGCTCCTCGCGGTAGGCCGTCCGCCACATGGCGTGCAGGCGACGCTGGGGCTGCTGGAGCAGGCTGAAGCGCGGCGTGGCTGGCTGCCCACCGGGGCCGCCCCCTTTCCTGGAATCAGCGGCGGCGTTCTTGTGGACGCGCGGGGCGGGATGGTGGGCCTGCTAAACGCGGGGATGCGGCGCGGGACCCTGCTCGCCGTTCCCGCCGAACGGGCGCTGAAGGTGGTGGGGCTGCTGGCCTCCGGCGGGCGCGTGCCGCAGGGATATCTGGGCATCGCCACGCAGCCCGTCTTGCTGCCTTTGGGTGAGGCGGGGACGGAAAACGAAGCCGACGTTCACCGGGGCCGGGGACCCCGCGGACGGGGACACTGGGGTGGACGCCGGGGCCACGGGCGGGGCCGCCTCGGCCTGACTGTGGTGCAGGTCGAGCAGGGCAGCCCCGCTGAGGCCGCCGGGCTGCGGGTGGGCGACATCCTGCTCTCGCTGGGCGAGGGAAGCGTGCGCCATCCCGGCGAACTGCTGGAGCGGGTACGCGAGCACGCGGGCGAAACCCTGAGCGCCCGGTTGCTGCGCGGCGGCGAGGAAGTGGACGTAAGCTTCCAGATCGGGGAGCGGTAA
- a CDS encoding GNAT family N-acetyltransferase: MAGISLRPLRPGDEDAAVRWAADAEFCLASGWTPGLAPRVVRQHWARIIAGGEAGFVRLGVELEGRLIGYTDLGNLSRTAAEWGIGIGERAQWGRGIGREVGRQTLTQAFETLELRTVRAEVHVPNVRSHALMRRLGFRQAGFGTPELYRGEVVEVVRYAVRREDWAAVPGHLEGHAAPPFA, translated from the coding sequence GTGGCCGGGATAAGCCTCCGCCCGCTCCGCCCCGGTGACGAGGACGCCGCCGTGCGCTGGGCCGCCGACGCCGAGTTCTGCCTCGCGTCGGGCTGGACGCCGGGCCTCGCGCCCAGGGTGGTGCGCCAGCACTGGGCGCGGATCATCGCGGGGGGTGAGGCGGGTTTTGTGCGGCTGGGCGTGGAGCTGGAGGGCCGCCTGATCGGCTACACGGACCTGGGGAACTTGTCGCGCACGGCTGCGGAGTGGGGCATTGGGATAGGCGAGCGGGCACAGTGGGGCCGGGGCATCGGGCGAGAGGTGGGGCGCCAGACGTTGACCCAGGCCTTTGAAACGCTCGAGTTGCGGACAGTCCGGGCCGAGGTCCACGTCCCGAATGTCCGCTCACACGCGCTGATGCGCCGCCTGGGCTTCCGGCAAGCTGGGTTCGGCACTCCAGAACTCTACCGGGGTGAGGTCGTGGAGGTGGTGCGCTACGCCGTGAGGCGGGAGGACTGGGCCGCTGTCCCTGGCCATTTGGAGGGGCACGCGGCCCCGCCGTTTGCCTGA
- a CDS encoding NAD(P)H-dependent flavin oxidoreductase, which produces MNTLMQRLGLRVPVVLAPMAGGPGTPQLAAAISQAGGLGSLGAAYLSPTQIAEAGAVVRAHTERPFGVNLFAPQPLPPVTQAQREAALAELAPLHAELGLPPPALPERTQEDFSAQLGAVLALRPAAFSFAFGRLGGVELEALRGQGILAFGTATGVEEVLALAADGVDAVIVQGGAAGGHRGGWLREELADTLTLVRAAREVTALPIIAAGGLMTAVEVRAALDAGAELVQCGTAFLRAAEAGTPPPYRAALAKAHPGTTTLTRSFSGRLARGLVNRVTAEVQRPLPYPFQNALTRALRAEAAQTGRAEFLSLWAGEGAHRGQEGTAADLLRALWPG; this is translated from the coding sequence GTGAATACCCTGATGCAGCGCCTGGGTCTACGCGTGCCCGTCGTGCTGGCCCCCATGGCGGGGGGACCGGGAACGCCGCAACTGGCCGCTGCCATCTCGCAGGCGGGGGGACTGGGCAGCCTGGGGGCCGCGTACCTCTCGCCCACGCAGATCGCGGAGGCGGGAGCAGTGGTGCGGGCGCACACGGAACGGCCCTTTGGCGTCAACCTGTTTGCGCCGCAGCCCCTGCCTCCGGTGACGCAGGCGCAGCGGGAAGCCGCCCTGGCCGAACTCGCTCCACTGCACGCGGAACTGGGGTTGCCGCCACCCGCCCTGCCAGAACGGACCCAGGAGGACTTCAGCGCGCAACTCGGAGCGGTGCTGGCCCTGCGGCCCGCCGCCTTTTCCTTCGCGTTCGGGCGGCTGGGCGGCGTGGAACTGGAGGCGCTGCGCGGGCAGGGCATCCTGGCGTTCGGCACCGCGACGGGCGTGGAGGAAGTCCTGGCCCTGGCGGCAGACGGGGTGGACGCGGTGATCGTGCAGGGCGGTGCGGCGGGCGGGCACCGGGGCGGCTGGCTGCGGGAAGAACTGGCCGACACGCTGACGCTGGTGCGTGCGGCGAGGGAGGTCACGGCGCTGCCGATCATCGCGGCGGGCGGCCTCATGACGGCGGTGGAGGTCCGGGCGGCGCTGGACGCTGGAGCAGAACTCGTTCAGTGCGGCACGGCCTTTCTACGCGCGGCGGAGGCGGGAACGCCCCCGCCCTACCGCGCGGCCCTGGCAAAAGCCCATCCCGGGACCACCACCCTCACGCGTTCCTTCAGTGGACGGCTGGCCCGGGGACTCGTCAACCGCGTTACCGCCGAAGTCCAGCGTCCCCTCCCCTACCCTTTCCAGAATGCCCTGACCCGCGCGCTGCGGGCCGAGGCGGCCCAGACCGGGCGCGCCGAATTCCTGAGCCTCTGGGCGGGCGAGGGCGCACACCGGGGCCAGGAGGGAACGGCCGCCGATCTCCTGAGGGCGTTGTGGCCGGGATAA
- a CDS encoding MerR family transcriptional regulator codes for METVRRDTPKDTEETQVTWTVGDVSALTRVSVRTLHHYDDLGLLRPGARSEANYRLYTAADLARLWRILTYRDLGFGLSEIGRLLQAPPEQERAALQTQAALLREQQRRTQATLDAVEAFLQAAGRGEGEVSIMTNRDIKEIFDGFDHRGYEAEAEERWGDTDAYKQSAQRVKRYAKQDWETIKGEMRAITDRYLALMAAGVAPESPKAQAVAAAHREHFHRRYYDCSPEMFRSLAQMWVEDERFTHNIDKAGPGLAAYQSAAAVAWADAQGKAD; via the coding sequence GTGGAGACGGTCCGCAGAGACACACCGAAAGACACGGAAGAAACGCAGGTGACGTGGACGGTGGGCGACGTGTCGGCCCTCACGCGCGTGAGCGTCCGAACGCTGCACCACTATGACGACCTGGGGCTGCTGCGGCCAGGGGCGCGCAGCGAGGCCAACTACCGCCTGTACACGGCGGCGGACCTCGCCCGGCTGTGGCGCATCCTGACCTACCGCGACCTGGGCTTTGGGCTCTCCGAGATCGGGCGGCTGCTTCAGGCTCCCCCGGAGCAGGAGCGTGCTGCGCTGCAAACCCAAGCTGCCCTGCTGCGCGAACAGCAGCGCCGCACGCAGGCCACGCTGGACGCCGTGGAAGCCTTTTTGCAGGCCGCTGGGCGCGGCGAGGGAGAAGTGAGCATCATGACGAACAGGGACATCAAGGAGATTTTCGACGGCTTCGATCACCGCGGATACGAGGCTGAGGCCGAGGAGCGCTGGGGCGACACCGACGCCTACAAGCAGAGCGCGCAGCGCGTGAAGCGCTACGCCAAGCAGGACTGGGAAACCATCAAGGGGGAGATGCGGGCCATCACAGACCGCTACCTCGCCCTGATGGCCGCCGGGGTGGCCCCCGAAAGCCCCAAGGCGCAAGCGGTGGCTGCCGCCCACCGCGAACACTTCCACCGCCGCTACTACGACTGTTCCCCGGAGATGTTCCGGAGCCTGGCCCAGATGTGGGTGGAGGACGAACGCTTTACCCACAACATCGACAAAGCGGGGCCAGGCCTGGCGGCGTATCAGAGCGCGGCAGCGGTGGCGTGGGCGGACGCGCAGGGGAAAGCCGATTAA
- a CDS encoding histone deacetylase family protein produces the protein MSAATPPFLRAWTAFRRPAYAARPPPRRQFLPREFLEQLLSGVQARLPLLEAPLLDWALAERVHDPAYLRRWQRGEVTRGEERALGFRWDPSVVERGLASSGATFAAAQDALSTGLGLNLGGGTHHAYADHAEGFSFLNDVVISAQWLLDGGHARRVLVLDLDVHQGNGTAAMLANEARAFTVSVHGANNYPFRKERSGLDVALPDGTGDAAYLAVLEGEVLPAAAAFRPDFAFYLAGADVLEGDQLGRLALTPTGVRERDDRVFRWAAETATPLVTVMAGGYNRDPQKLIEARLTTVEALLGSVAGRR, from the coding sequence TTGAGCGCTGCCACACCGCCCTTCCTCCGCGCCTGGACGGCCTTTCGCCGCCCGGCCTACGCGGCCCGGCCCCCGCCCCGGCGGCAATTCCTGCCGCGCGAGTTTCTGGAGCAGCTTCTCTCGGGTGTGCAGGCGCGGCTGCCTCTGCTCGAAGCCCCCCTCCTGGACTGGGCGCTGGCCGAGCGCGTCCACGATCCGGCCTACCTGCGCCGCTGGCAACGCGGTGAGGTCACGCGCGGGGAGGAGCGGGCACTGGGCTTCCGCTGGGACCCGTCGGTGGTGGAGCGCGGTTTGGCGAGCAGTGGCGCGACGTTTGCCGCGGCCCAAGACGCCCTCTCCACGGGCCTGGGCCTGAACCTCGGCGGCGGCACCCACCACGCCTACGCCGATCACGCCGAGGGCTTTTCCTTTCTCAATGACGTGGTGATCTCGGCGCAGTGGCTGCTGGACGGTGGGCATGCGCGGCGCGTCCTCGTGCTGGACCTCGACGTACATCAGGGCAACGGAACGGCGGCGATGCTGGCAAACGAGGCGCGAGCCTTTACCGTCAGCGTCCACGGCGCGAATAACTACCCCTTTCGCAAGGAGCGCAGCGGCCTGGACGTGGCCCTCCCCGACGGCACGGGCGACGCCGCCTACCTGGCCGTGCTGGAAGGCGAAGTCCTGCCCGCCGCCGCCGCATTTCGGCCCGACTTCGCCTTCTACCTGGCGGGCGCCGACGTGCTGGAGGGCGATCAGCTCGGCAGGTTGGCCCTGACGCCCACCGGGGTACGGGAGCGCGATGACCGCGTGTTTCGCTGGGCCGCCGAAACGGCCACGCCCCTCGTCACGGTGATGGCAGGTGGCTACAACCGCGATCCCCAGAAGTTGATTGAGGCGCGGCTGACAACGGTGGAGGCGCTGTTGGGTTCGGTTGCCGGTCGCCGGTGA